The following are encoded together in the Brassica napus cultivar Da-Ae chromosome A9, Da-Ae, whole genome shotgun sequence genome:
- the LOC125577881 gene encoding probable E3 ubiquitin-protein ligase RHG1A isoform X2, whose product MQEERGILGFLSEALSFELGSSTSIDAVTDHWDHIHSLGDNDLHDYMIANPEPSHEEQHDLHSEASSSGTKNEATSSHSEQRRNEDSEQPPSAPNQHVQNSNPPALSVPPFQWTEVSLADGSSTSTVPPVERNLHLDETRPRSIPESPLFIPAPELRNATSGDLNVASAVSRTGSATGVQPPSYQNLPHQQRRRSELARRSLISSLAGSGDHPTLGASPDGLVLQPGGDRQGDGVAGAHHSFRALAAASRGRSSRLTVSQNILDVMRRDPNHNLRLEDVMLLNQSLLFDGAGGMHDRYRDMRLDVDNMSYEELLALEERIGDVCTGVNEETISNRLKQRKFKSSTKSPQDAEPCCICQEEYSEGEDMGALECGHDFHSQCIKEWLKQKNLCPICKTTGLNTAKKRKIG is encoded by the exons ATGCAGGAAGAGAGGGGCATCCTCGGCTTTTTATCAGAAGCCTTGAGCTTTGAGCTTGGTTCTTCTACCTCAATTGATGCTGTCACAGATCATTGGGATCACATTCACAGTCTCGGTGATAACGACTTGCACGATTACATGATTGCGAATCCCGAACCAAGTCACGAGGAGCAACATGATTTACATAGCGAGGCTAGCTCTAGTGGCACCAAGAATGAAGCAACTTCCAGTCACAGTGAGCAACGAAGAAATGAAGATTCTGAACAACCACCATCTGCCCCCAATCAACATGTTCAGAACTCAAACCCTCCTGCTCTTAGCGTACCACCGTTTCAGTGGACGGAGGTCTCACTCGCGGATGGATCATCAACCTCCACTGTACCACCTGTAGAGAGAAATCTTCATCtagatgaaaccaggccaagaagCATACCAGAGAGTCCCTTGTTTATTCCAGCTCCTGAACTTAGGAATGCAACAAGTGGAGACCTGAATGTTGCATCAGCCGTATCTAGGACAGGCTCAGCGACAGGTGTTCAACCACCGTCTTACCAGAACTTGCCACATCAGCAGAGAAGAAGATCCGAGCTAGCTCGTAGGTCATTGATATCTTCCCTTGCGGGATCTGGTGATCATCCAACACTTGGTGCCTCTCCGGATGGGCTTGTGCTTCAGCCTGGTGGTGATAGACAAGGGGATGGTGTGGCCGGGGCTCATCATTCTTTTCGTGCCTTGGCAGCTGCAAGCAGAGGAAGAAGCAGCAGACTCACGGTGTCACAG AACATCTTGGATGTCATGCGTAGGGATCCGAATCATAACTTGCGGCTCGAG GACGTTATGCTTCTAAACCAGTCATTGCTGTTTGATGGGGCTGGTGGTATGCATGATCGTTATAGAGACATGCGACTAGATGTAGACAACATGTCATATGAG GAACTGTTGGCACTAGAAGAGCGTATTGGAGATGTTTGCACGGGTGTAAACGAAGAAACCATATCAAACCGGTTGAAGCAGCGTAAATTCAAAAGCAGCACAAAATCTCCACAAGATGCAGAGCCATGCTGTATTTGTCAG GAGGAATACAGTGAAGGAGAAGACATGGGGGCGTTAGAATGTGGGCATGATTTCCATAGCCAATGCATAAAAGAATGGCTGAAACAGAAGAATCTTTGCCCAATTTGCAAGACGACAGGCTTGAACACTGCCAAGAAGCGAAAAATAGGATGA
- the LOC125577881 gene encoding probable E3 ubiquitin-protein ligase RHG1A isoform X1, giving the protein MQEERGILGFLSEALSFELGSSTSIDAVTDHWDHIHSLGDNDLHDYMIANPEPSHEEQHDLHSEASSSGTKNEATSSHSEQRRNEDSEQPPSAPNQHVQNSNPPALSVPPFQWTEVSLADGSSTSTVPPVERNLHLDETRPRSIPESPLFIPAPELRNATSGDLNVASAVSRTGSATGVQPPSYQNLPHQQRRRSELARRSLISSLAGSGDHPTLGASPDGLVLQPGGDRQGDGVAGAHHSFRALAAASRGRSSRLTVSQMQNILDVMRRDPNHNLRLEDVMLLNQSLLFDGAGGMHDRYRDMRLDVDNMSYEELLALEERIGDVCTGVNEETISNRLKQRKFKSSTKSPQDAEPCCICQEEYSEGEDMGALECGHDFHSQCIKEWLKQKNLCPICKTTGLNTAKKRKIG; this is encoded by the exons ATGCAGGAAGAGAGGGGCATCCTCGGCTTTTTATCAGAAGCCTTGAGCTTTGAGCTTGGTTCTTCTACCTCAATTGATGCTGTCACAGATCATTGGGATCACATTCACAGTCTCGGTGATAACGACTTGCACGATTACATGATTGCGAATCCCGAACCAAGTCACGAGGAGCAACATGATTTACATAGCGAGGCTAGCTCTAGTGGCACCAAGAATGAAGCAACTTCCAGTCACAGTGAGCAACGAAGAAATGAAGATTCTGAACAACCACCATCTGCCCCCAATCAACATGTTCAGAACTCAAACCCTCCTGCTCTTAGCGTACCACCGTTTCAGTGGACGGAGGTCTCACTCGCGGATGGATCATCAACCTCCACTGTACCACCTGTAGAGAGAAATCTTCATCtagatgaaaccaggccaagaagCATACCAGAGAGTCCCTTGTTTATTCCAGCTCCTGAACTTAGGAATGCAACAAGTGGAGACCTGAATGTTGCATCAGCCGTATCTAGGACAGGCTCAGCGACAGGTGTTCAACCACCGTCTTACCAGAACTTGCCACATCAGCAGAGAAGAAGATCCGAGCTAGCTCGTAGGTCATTGATATCTTCCCTTGCGGGATCTGGTGATCATCCAACACTTGGTGCCTCTCCGGATGGGCTTGTGCTTCAGCCTGGTGGTGATAGACAAGGGGATGGTGTGGCCGGGGCTCATCATTCTTTTCGTGCCTTGGCAGCTGCAAGCAGAGGAAGAAGCAGCAGACTCACGGTGTCACAG ATGCAGAACATCTTGGATGTCATGCGTAGGGATCCGAATCATAACTTGCGGCTCGAG GACGTTATGCTTCTAAACCAGTCATTGCTGTTTGATGGGGCTGGTGGTATGCATGATCGTTATAGAGACATGCGACTAGATGTAGACAACATGTCATATGAG GAACTGTTGGCACTAGAAGAGCGTATTGGAGATGTTTGCACGGGTGTAAACGAAGAAACCATATCAAACCGGTTGAAGCAGCGTAAATTCAAAAGCAGCACAAAATCTCCACAAGATGCAGAGCCATGCTGTATTTGTCAG GAGGAATACAGTGAAGGAGAAGACATGGGGGCGTTAGAATGTGGGCATGATTTCCATAGCCAATGCATAAAAGAATGGCTGAAACAGAAGAATCTTTGCCCAATTTGCAAGACGACAGGCTTGAACACTGCCAAGAAGCGAAAAATAGGATGA
- the LOC106447062 gene encoding protein ESSENTIAL FOR POTEXVIRUS ACCUMULATION 1-like, translating to MANSSADSAADHRSKHLSINPPHQIFKDVQGSDNPIPLSPQWLLSKSGKSKAGMGTVEAQGLHNPSGNGEETPDNPKKKDVFRPSLLTAETGRREGWRDEERDTFSAARNDRWRNGDKDFGDSKKVDRRDNVGSRQFGEPRRWTDSGNKDAGTEQRRGPSDRWTDSGNKDAGTEQRRESKWNSRWGPDDKEAENARNKWDEAGKDGEIIREKGPSLPSSDGDHYRPWRPSQGRGRGESLHSQSTPNKQGTAFSHSRGRGENTAIFSAGRGRMSSGGSLFTSASNQSHPPGSASEKGESGTGEPYHLRYSRMKLLDVYRIADTVCFEKFPDGFIEVPSLTCEQPSDPLAICAPSSEEVNILDGIEKGKIVSSGAPQISKDGPSGRNPAEFSQPRRLKPAGSREDMTSAADVSKEESGETRNYPDDKFRPEASHEGYAPFRKGNEVQGNNHVQSPWRQPGERSSRISHDWNDPSADNKLKSSDSVWSHPKDSINHSGSNVMSLPQSKGESRWQIGEDPALRRQPSLVFDREREVRKPMPSSPEELSLFYKDPQGLIQGPFSGSDIIGWFEAGYFGIDLLVRPASAPIDSPFSLLGDVMPHLRAKSGPPPGFSDAKPSQTIDAAGSPAFPGVGKVHTGMGETDMLQNDMRYKQVGGTVAENRFIESLMSGSLNNPSQGVQGYAVNSSGGLSLPVTDGGADMYLLAKKLELERQRSVASPYSYWPGPESANLMPRSENVPEVAQQPARSPSTDLLSILQGAKDRSAPAVSGPIPAWSHPNQKDDLHHAKSFQTQTSFGVQQQRQLEQNSPLAGLLGQPIGNNPAGMLPPDMMLVPGLSQEQQSLNLLQQQQLLLQMNAQTPLSSQQQRLLIEKMLLLKHQQKREEQQQLLRQQQQLFSQVLADQQHPQQRFGEPSYGQLQQSFDALRLQESKDVTQVNQQMQLPVSHEARGANLTDFLSVNQATSQNVAIVGTHHLNLQPQLFGNVDPRMSEGGVPTDQIDGTHKKDLQSDYERSIPADYMNSLYSEKPVLLPASFPNNESATPETSDSKSLENQTKDVFVGQGEPSNELNVEIPPAEVKSNEVSGGRKTSEKKSKKQRGNKQSAEPVKAASKSSLQEAKQPETGISDDSEIKGKNMNPADTLIDNDVLMSSEAISVRGESGVNESSLQNTRTQPGRAWKPAPGFKPKSLLEIQMEEQRVAQAEALAPKVSTSSGSVGGLASPWGGIVANSDPINLRETLGESVKTQTGAVKPESVPALKGKQSHLLADDVVAKSVVKERDVVGSSSNDTYTQVTSTNAESLDDDNFIDAKETKKSRKKSARAKNSAAKTAAHVPAVVDTSLSTSSIEKGKNARIAQQQLKEDLPAIPSGPSLGDFVLWKEEPVNNPSPAAAWSTGPKKSTKPSSLRDIVREQEKMTTSSHPSPSPVPTIQKPTPQAVPQSSWSRSPSQAVSQSSLQSKSKGDDDLFWGPVEQTTQESKQGDFPQLSSQNSWGTKTTPGKGSAGSSLNRQKSVSASSPASHKGKKEEVTKLTEANGFRDWCRSECLRLLGSEDTSVLEFCLKLSRSEAETLLIENLGTVDRDHKFIDKFLNYKDLLPSEVVEIAFQSKGSSSSVVKSRNNKAAEEEEYYKAPSANEGFSKVGGGKKKGKKGKKVSLSSSVLGFNVVSNRIMMGEIQSIED from the exons ATGGCTAACTCCTCCGCTGATTCCGCCGCAGACCACCGCAGCAAGCACCTCTCCATCAATCCACCTCACCAGATCTTCAAAG ATGTCCAGGGCTCTGACAATCCTATTCCTCTTTCACCTCAGTGGCTTCTCTCCAAATCAGGGAAGAGCAAGGCTGGAATGGGGACTGTG GAAGCTCAGGGCCTCCATAATCCCTCTGGAAATGGGGAGGAGACACCGGATAATCCGAAGAAGAAGGATGTTTTCCGGCCTTCCTTACTTACTGCTGAAACTGGCCGCCGTGAGGGTTGGCGTGATGAGGAAAGGGATACCTTTTCCGCTGCCCGGAATGATCGCTGGCGGAATGGTGACAAAGACTTTGGTGATAGCAAGAAGGTTGACCGGCGGGATAATGTGGGCTCTAGACAGTTTGGGGAGCCTCGCCGGTGGACTGATTCAGGTAACAAGGATGCTGGGACAGAGCAGCGCCGTGGTCCCAGTGATCGGTGGACTGATTCAGGTAACAAGGATGCTGGGACTGAGCAGCGGCGTGAAAGCAAGTGGAACTCTCGCTGGGGACCTGATGACAAGGAAGCTGAGAACGCCCGTAACAAGTGGGATGAAGCTGGCAAAGATGGTGAGATCATTCGTGAGAAGGGTCCGTCTCTTCCTTCTAGTGATGGAGATCATTACCGGCCCTGGAGACCCTCTCAAGGTCGAGGAAGAGGAGAATCTCTTCATAGCCAGTCAACCCCAAACAAGCAGGGTACAGCCTTTTCTCACAGCAGGGGGCGTGGAGAAAACACTGCTATCTTTTCAGCTGGGCGTGGAAGGATGAGTTCTGGTGGAAGCCTTTTTACTAGCGCATCAAACCAGTCTCACCCTCCTGGATCTGCCTCTGAGAAAGGGGAAAGTGGTACTGGAGAGCCTTACCATCTGAGATATAGCAGAATGAAACTGTTGGATGTGTACAGGATCGCAGATACTGTGTGTTTTGAGAAGTTTCCAGATGGGTTCATCGAGGTGCCTTCCCTTACTTGTGAGCAGCCGTCGGATCCTCTGGCTATTTGCGCTCCAAGTTCTGAGGAAGTG AATATTCTGGATGGGATTGAGAAAGGAAAAATAGTGAGTAGTGGTGCCCCTCAGATATCCAAGGATGGCCCTAGTGGACGAAATCCAGCCGAGTTTTCTCAACCTAGGCGACTCAAGCCTG CTGGAAGCAGGGAAGATATGACATCCGCTGCTGACGTATCTAAAGAAGAAAGTGGGGAAACAAGGAACTATCCAGATGATAAGTTTAGGCCTGAAG CTTCTCATGAAGGTTATGCTCCTTTTAGGAAAGGCAATGAGGTGCAGGGAAACAATCATGTCCAATCGCCATGGCGTCAGCCTGGAGAAAGGTCGAGTAGGATCTCACATGATTGGAATGACCCTTCAGCTGATAACAAGCTGAAATCTTCTGACAGCGTCTGGTCACACCCTAAAGATTCAATAAACCATTCAGGAAGCAATGTGATGAGCTTGCCACAGTCCAAAGGGGAATCAAGATGGCAAATCGGTGAAGATCCTGCACTAAGAAGGCAGCCATCTTTGGTGTTTGACAGGGAGCGAGAAGTTAGAAAGCCTATGCCATCTTCGCCTGAAGAACTTTCACTCTTTTATAAAGATCCTCAGGGTCTAATTCAAGGCCCTTTTTCTGGAAGTGATATTATTGGATGGTTTGAGGCTGGATATTTTGGCATAGATTTGCTAGTTCGTCCTGCGAGTGCACCGATCGATTCTCCTTTTTCATTACTTGGTGATGTAATGCCACATTTGCGGGCCAAGTCTGGACCACCACCTGGTTTTTCCGATGCCAAGCCAAGCCAGACTATTGATGCAGCCGGTTCACCAGCATTCCCTGGTGTGGGGAAAGTTCATACTGGGATGGGGGAGACTGATATGTTGCAAAATGATATGAGGTATAAGCAAGTTGGAGGTACGGTAGCGGAAAATCGGTTTATTGAATCGTTGATGTCTGGCAGTTTGAACAATCCATCTCAAG GTGTTCAAGGATATGCAGTAAATAGTTCTGGTGGGTTGTCTTTACCAGTTACTGATGGTGGGGCTGACATGTATCTCTTGGCCAAGAAATTGGAACTTGAACGGCAGAGATCAGTAGCTAGTCCGTATTCATATTGGCCTGGTCCGGAATCTGCAAACCTGATGCCAAGATCCGAGAATGTGCCAGAAGTTGCTCAACAGCCTGCCCGTTCTCCCAGTACTGATTTGTTGTCCATCCTCCAAGGTGCAAAGGATAGGTCTGCTCCTGCTGTTAGTGGTCCTATTCCTGCTTGGTCGCATCCCAATCAAAAGGATGATTTGCACCATGCGAAAAGTTTCCAAACTCAGACTTCCTTTGGGGTCCAACAGCAAAGGCAGCTAGAGCAGAACTCACCTTTGGCAGGTTTACTTGGTCAACCTATTGGAAATAATCCAGCTGGCATGTTACCCCCTGATATGATGCTCGTCCCTGGACTCTCCCAAGAACAGCAATCGCTCAATCTGTTGCAGCAGCAACAGCTTTTGTTGCAAATGAATGCTCAGACACCCCTTTCTTCACAGCAACAGCGTCTATTGATTGAAAAGATGCTTTTGCTTAAGCACCAACAAAAACGAGAAGAGCAGCAGCAGTTGTTACGACAGCAACAGCAGCTGTTTTCCCAGGTTCTTGCTGACCAGCAGCATCCTCAACAACGGTTTGGAGAGCCATCTTATGGACAGTTGCAGCAATCTTTTGATGCTCTTAGGCTGCAAGAATCAAAGGACGTGACACAGGTCAATCAGCAGATGCAGCTTCCGGTTTCCCATGAGGCCCGAGGTGCCAACTTAACTGATTTTCTCTCTGTAAATCAAGCCACTAGTCAGAATGTTGCAATTGTCGGAACCCATCATCTGAACCTTCAACCCCAGCTGTTTGGTAATGTTGACCCTAGGATGAGTGAGGGGGGAGTTCCTACAGATCAGATCGATGGCACCCATAAAAAAGATTTACAGTCCGACTATGAAAGATCAATTCCTGCGGATTACATGAACAGCTTGTACTCAGAAAAGCCTGTTCTCTTACCTGCGAGCTTTCCAAACAATGAAAGCGCCACACCTGAAACAAGTGACAGTAAGTCACTGGAGAATCAGACGAAAGATGTGTTTGTTGGACAGGGAGAGCCAAGTAATGAGTTAAACGTGGAGATTCCTCCAGCTGAAGTTAAAAGCAATGAAGTTTCTGGAGGACGGAAGACTTCTGAAAAGAAGTCCAAGAAGCAACGGGGTAACAAGCAGTCTGCTGAGCCGGTTAAGGCAGCTTCTAAGTCTTCTCTGCAGGAGGCAAAGCAACCTGAAACAGGAATTTCTGATGATTCTGAGATAAAGGGTAAAAATATGAATCCAGCTGACACTTTGATAGACAATGATGTACTAATGAGTTCTGAAGCTATTTCAGTCAGGGGAGAATCTGGTGTAAATGAGTCGTCACTGCAAAACACACGAACGCAACCAGGACGTGCTTGGAAGCCTGCCCCTGGCTTTAAACCAAAGTCACTGCTAGAAATTCAAATGGAAGAACAGAGGGTAGCACAAGCAGAAGCTTTAGCTCCAAAGGTTTCTACTTCCTCGGGTTCAGTTGGTGGTTTGGCTTCTCCTTGGGGTGGAATTGTTGCCAATTCAGATCCTATCAACCTAAGAGAGACCCTCGGAGAGTCAGTCAAAACTCAAACAGGTGCTGTAAAGCCTGAAAGTGTTCCTGCTCTTAAGGGTAAGCAAAGCCACTTGTTGGCTGATGATGTTGTGGCCAAATCTGTTGTCAAAGAGAGGGATGTAGTGGGAAGCAGTTCTAACGACACATATACGCAAGTCACATCCACTAACGCAGAGTCTTTAGACGACGATAACTTTATTGATGCCAAGGAAACAAAGAAGAGCCGTAAGAAGTCTGCAAGGGCAAAGAACTCTGCAGCAAAAACAGCTGCACATGTTCCTGCTGTAGTAGATACATCCCTCTCAACAAGTTCCATTGAGAAGGGAAAAAATGCTCGCATTGCGCAGCAGCAGCTTAAGGAAGATTTGCCTGCTATTCCTTCTGGGCCTTCTTTGGGAGATTTTGTTCTCTGGAAAGAAGAGCCTGTGAACAATCCTTCACCAGCTGCTGCTTGGTCGACTGGTCCAAAGAAATCCACAAAACCTAGCTCACTTAGGGACATCGTGAGGGAGCAGGAGAAGATGACGACCTCATCACATCCGTCTCCTAGTCCAGTACCTACCATCCAGAAACCTACACCACAAGCTGTGCCTCAATCTTCCTGGTCGCGCTCCCCTTCACAGGCTGTTTCTCAATCTTCCCTGCAGTCAAAATCCAAGGGAGATGATGACCTTTTCTGGGGTCCAGTTGAGCAAACAACCCAGGAATCAAAACA GGGAGACTTTCCTCAACTTTCAAGTCAAAACAGTTGGGGAACCAAAACCACACCTGGGAAAGGAAGTGCAGGAAGCTCGCTGAATCGGCAGAAATCAGTTTCAGCGTCTTCACCTGCGTCCCATAAAGGGAAAAAGGAGGAAGTGACAAAACTCACAG AGGCGAATGGCTTCAGAGATTGGTGCAGAAGCGAATGTCTCAGACTTCTTGGTTCAGAAG ATACAAGTGTGTTGGAGTTTTGTCTGAAGCTATCCCGATCAGAAGCAGAAACCCTTCTGATAGAAAATCTAGGGACGGTTGATAGAGACCACAAGTTCATCGACAAGTTCCTCAACTACAAAGACCTGCTACCATCAGAAGTAGTGGAGATTGCATTTCAATCAAAGGGGTCGTCGTCGTCTGTAGTGAAGAGCCGAAACAACAAGGCAGCGGAAGAAGAGGAGTATTACAAAGCCCCCTCGGCAAATGAAGGGTTTTCTAAAGTGGGAGGAGGAAAGAAAAAGGGGAAGAAAGGGAAGAAGGTAAGCTTAAGCTCATCGGTTCTGGGATTTAACGTGGTTAGTAACAGGATCATGATGGGTGAGATTCAGTCCATTGAGGATTAA
- the LOC106447064 gene encoding thioredoxin H-type — MAATAELIPAGEVIACHTVEDWNNKLKAAKESNKLIVIDFTAVWCPPCRFIAPIFVELAKKHLDVVFFKVDVDELATVAKEFDVQAMPTFVYMKGEEKLDKVVGAAKEEIEAKLLKHSQVAAA; from the exons atGGCCGCAACAGCAGAATTGATCCCAGCAGGAGAAGTGATCGCTTGCCACACCGTTGAGGACTGGAACAACAAGCTCAAGGCAGCCAAAGAATCCAACAAACtg ATTGTGATAGACTTCACAGCAGTGTGGTGCCCACCTTGCCGTTTCATTGCACCCATCTTTGTCGAGCTCGCTAAGAAGCACCTTGATGTTGTCTTCTTCAAGGTCGACGTCGATGAATTGGCC ACTGTTGCTAAGGAGTTCGATGTTCAGGCCATGCCGACCTTTGTCTACATGAAAGGCGAAGAGAAGCTCGACAAGGTTGTTGGTGCTGCGAAGGAGGAAATCGAAGCCAAGCTTTTGAAGCACTCTCAAGTTGCTGCCGCTTga
- the LOC106447063 gene encoding probable ubiquitin-conjugating enzyme E2 18 isoform X2 codes for MTSSSSPSRKALSKIACNRLQKELSEWQVNPPTGFKHKVTDNLQKWIIEVTGAPGTLYANETYKLQVDFPEHYPMESPQVIFVPPAPLHPHIYSNGHICLDILYDSWSPAMTVSSVCISILSMLSSSPEKQRPADNDRYVKNCKNGRSPKETRWWFHDDKA; via the exons ATGACCAGCTCTTCATCTCCTTCACGCAAG GCGTTAAGCAAGATCGCGTGTAATAGGCTACAGAAAGAGTTATCAGAGTGGCAAGTCAATCCTCCCACTGGGTTTAAGCACAAAGTTACCGATAATCTccaaaa ATGGATAATAGAGGTAACAGGAGCACCAGGTACGCTCTATGCGAATGAAACTTACAAGCTTCAGGTTGATTTTCCTGAACATTACCCCATGGAATCTCCTCAG GTAATTTTTGTTCCACCAGCGCCGCTACATCCTCATATTTACAGCAATGGACATATTTGTTTAG ATATTCTGTATGACTCGTGGTCTCCAGCCATGACTGTTAGTTCGGTCTGCATCAGCATTCTCTCCATGCTATCGAGTTCACCGGAAAAg CAACGTCCGGCTGATAATGACCGATACGTAAAGAACTGCAAGAACGGGAGGTCTCCTAAAGAGACGAGATGGTGGTTCCATGACGACAAGGCATGA
- the LOC106447063 gene encoding probable ubiquitin-conjugating enzyme E2 18 isoform X1, with the protein MTSSSSPSRKALSKIACNRLQKELSEWQVNPPTGFKHKVTDNLQKWIIEVTGAPGTLYANETYKLQVDFPEHYPMESPQVIFVPPAPLHPHIYSNGHICLDILYDSWSPAMTVSSVCISILSMLSSSPEKVSTFLLTPTLSITTKPHTILLCLYMSQQRPADNDRYVKNCKNGRSPKETRWWFHDDKA; encoded by the exons ATGACCAGCTCTTCATCTCCTTCACGCAAG GCGTTAAGCAAGATCGCGTGTAATAGGCTACAGAAAGAGTTATCAGAGTGGCAAGTCAATCCTCCCACTGGGTTTAAGCACAAAGTTACCGATAATCTccaaaa ATGGATAATAGAGGTAACAGGAGCACCAGGTACGCTCTATGCGAATGAAACTTACAAGCTTCAGGTTGATTTTCCTGAACATTACCCCATGGAATCTCCTCAG GTAATTTTTGTTCCACCAGCGCCGCTACATCCTCATATTTACAGCAATGGACATATTTGTTTAG ATATTCTGTATGACTCGTGGTCTCCAGCCATGACTGTTAGTTCGGTCTGCATCAGCATTCTCTCCATGCTATCGAGTTCACCGGAAAAggtttctacatttttattaactcCCACACTTAGTATTACCACAAAGCCACACACAATCTTACTATGTCTATATATGTCTCAGCAACGTCCGGCTGATAATGACCGATACGTAAAGAACTGCAAGAACGGGAGGTCTCCTAAAGAGACGAGATGGTGGTTCCATGACGACAAGGCATGA
- the LOC106450092 gene encoding uncharacterized protein ycf20-like: protein MAHSLSFISTNLNTLVLNHHQCRSFGSFVSPSKSKMRLSRTIRAVQETQGGPRRLIDIIRTVPDISRNYFKKPSRRTLFGGISLLGGFYVAQTISLSFGALGVNDVIAAVLCVLLTEYVTRFYYSRTTVTFPIALLNNFKMGFTYGLFIDAFKLAS from the coding sequence ATGGCGCACTCTCTAAGCTTCATCTCCACCAACTTGAACACTCTTGTCCTCAACCATCATCAGTGTCGGAGTTTTGGATCCTTTGTCTCGCCATCTAAATCTAAAATGAGACTCTCGAGAACCATTAGAGCTGTGCAAGAGACTCAAGGAGGTCCAAGAAGACTAATCGACATCATCAGAACGGTTCCTGATATCTCCAGGAACTACTTCAAGAAGCCGTCAAGAAGAACCCTTTTCGGAGGGATCTCGTTGTTAGGTGGGTTCTATGTCGCGCAGACCATCTCTCTCTCGTTTGGAGCCTTGGGAGTGAACGACGTTATCGCTGCGGTTTTATGCGTTCTTTTAACGGAGTATGTGACGAGATTCTACTACAGCCGCACCACCGTGACGTTCCCCATCGCTCTTCTCAATAATTTCAAGATGGGTTTCACTTATGGTCTCTTCATTGATGCCTTCAAGCTCGCTAGCTAG